Proteins co-encoded in one Setaria viridis chromosome 9, Setaria_viridis_v4.0, whole genome shotgun sequence genomic window:
- the LOC117835119 gene encoding uncharacterized protein isoform X2 → MGGAKGEEKPGGADDWCYKSTFDLKAPKKSPLALRMFVFAMTMLCGISICSMCMKQLGSDGWSRIVKIEVVEQEQPCNKSTVPPSEVQFVHYPQPITYSREECKCNPVRFFAIISSQRSGSGWFETLLNSHTNVSSNGEIFSTKERRSNISSIIKTLDKVYDLDWNSSASKNECTAAVGFKWMLNQGLVANHVDVVDYFNRRGVSAIFLFRRNLLRQLVSQLANNHDRYLKQLNGTHKAHVHTKHEAIILAKYKPRLNTSSLIWQLKQADEYTHGALENLKNTRHITIYYEDLILNRTIFDVLDFLKVPRMKLASRHVKIHTKPLSEQIENWDEVYSALNGTQYESFLNAADYIV, encoded by the exons ATGGGGGGCGCCAAGGGGGAGGAGAagcccggcggcgccgacgactgGTGCTACAAG AGTACATTTGACTTGAAGGCCCCAAAGAAGTCACCACTCGCATTGAGAATGTTTGTTTTTGCTATGACTATGTTATGCGGGATATCTATTTGCTCAATGTGTATGAAGCAACTAGGGAGTGATGGCTGGTCAAGAATCGTGAAGATCGAAGTTGTGGAACAAGAACAACCATGTAACAAGTCCACAGTTCCTCCGTCCGAGGTTCAGTTTGTGCATTATCCTCAACCGATAACTTACAGCAG GGAGGAATGCAAGTGTAACCCTGTCCGGTTCTTTGCAATTATCTCATCACAGCGATCTGGAAGCGGCTGGTTTGAAACCCTTCTTAACAGCCACACTAATGTTAGCTCCAATGGTGAAATTTTCTCCACAAAAGAAAGGAGAAGTAACATTTCCTCTATAATAAAAACCTTGGATAAAGTGTACGATTTGGATTGGAACAGTAGTGCTTCTAAGAATGAGTGCACTGCTGCTGTTGGCTTCAAATGGATGCTTAATCAG GGCCTTGTGGCAAATCATGTGGATGTAGTTGACTACTTCAATCGAAGAGGAGTCTCTGCAATATTTCTCTTCAGAAGGAATCTGCTCCGTCAGTTGGTATCACAACTAGCGAATAATCATGACAGATACCTTAAGCAACTAAATGGAACACATAAGGCACATGTTCACACAAAGCATGAG GCCATAATACTTGCAAAATACAAGCCCAGACTCAACACATCATCACTAATTTGGCAACTGAAACAAGCAGACGAATACACCCATGGCGCTCTTGAAAACCTAAAGAACACCCGCCACATCACTATCTATTACGAGGATCTCATTCTCAACAGAACA ATTTTTGATGTCCTGGATTTCCTCAAAGTGCCGAGGATGAAACTAGCAAGCCGGCATGTTAAGATACACACGAAACCTCTGTCCGAGCAAATAGAAAACTGGGATGAAGTCTACAGTGCCCTCAACGGTACCCAGTACGAGAGCTTCCTGAATGCTGCTGACTACATAGTCTGA
- the LOC117835119 gene encoding uncharacterized protein isoform X1, producing the protein MGGAKGEEKPGGADDWCYKSTFDLKAPKKSPLALRMFVFAMTMLCGISICSMCMKQLGSDGWSRIVKIEVVEQEQPCNKSTVPPSEVQFVHYPQPITYSREECKCNPVRFFAIISSQRSGSGWFETLLNSHTNVSSNGEIFSTKERRSNISSIIKTLDKVYDLDWNSSASKNECTAAVGFKWMLNQGLVANHVDVVDYFNRRGVSAIFLFRRNLLRQLVSQLANNHDRYLKQLNGTHKAHVHTKHEAIILAKYKPRLNTSSLIWQLKQADEYTHGALENLKNTRHITIYYEDLILNRTKIFDVLDFLKVPRMKLASRHVKIHTKPLSEQIENWDEVYSALNGTQYESFLNAADYIV; encoded by the exons ATGGGGGGCGCCAAGGGGGAGGAGAagcccggcggcgccgacgactgGTGCTACAAG AGTACATTTGACTTGAAGGCCCCAAAGAAGTCACCACTCGCATTGAGAATGTTTGTTTTTGCTATGACTATGTTATGCGGGATATCTATTTGCTCAATGTGTATGAAGCAACTAGGGAGTGATGGCTGGTCAAGAATCGTGAAGATCGAAGTTGTGGAACAAGAACAACCATGTAACAAGTCCACAGTTCCTCCGTCCGAGGTTCAGTTTGTGCATTATCCTCAACCGATAACTTACAGCAG GGAGGAATGCAAGTGTAACCCTGTCCGGTTCTTTGCAATTATCTCATCACAGCGATCTGGAAGCGGCTGGTTTGAAACCCTTCTTAACAGCCACACTAATGTTAGCTCCAATGGTGAAATTTTCTCCACAAAAGAAAGGAGAAGTAACATTTCCTCTATAATAAAAACCTTGGATAAAGTGTACGATTTGGATTGGAACAGTAGTGCTTCTAAGAATGAGTGCACTGCTGCTGTTGGCTTCAAATGGATGCTTAATCAG GGCCTTGTGGCAAATCATGTGGATGTAGTTGACTACTTCAATCGAAGAGGAGTCTCTGCAATATTTCTCTTCAGAAGGAATCTGCTCCGTCAGTTGGTATCACAACTAGCGAATAATCATGACAGATACCTTAAGCAACTAAATGGAACACATAAGGCACATGTTCACACAAAGCATGAG GCCATAATACTTGCAAAATACAAGCCCAGACTCAACACATCATCACTAATTTGGCAACTGAAACAAGCAGACGAATACACCCATGGCGCTCTTGAAAACCTAAAGAACACCCGCCACATCACTATCTATTACGAGGATCTCATTCTCAACAGAACA AAGATTTTTGATGTCCTGGATTTCCTCAAAGTGCCGAGGATGAAACTAGCAAGCCGGCATGTTAAGATACACACGAAACCTCTGTCCGAGCAAATAGAAAACTGGGATGAAGTCTACAGTGCCCTCAACGGTACCCAGTACGAGAGCTTCCTGAATGCTGCTGACTACATAGTCTGA